A section of the Triticum dicoccoides isolate Atlit2015 ecotype Zavitan chromosome 7A, WEW_v2.0, whole genome shotgun sequence genome encodes:
- the LOC119328951 gene encoding WAT1-related protein At3g30340-like isoform X2 has product MWGMARIDEWKPVMAMLVFDLISAVTTALIKAALEEGLDRLVLITLRQLVATVFLSPIAFFKERNTRPKLTLEILVYLFFSAALGAALSQYTFFYGLQYTTATFAITFTNLAPVLTFLIAVLLRVESLNMKNKAGAATIIGTLMSFAGVMLLTLYKGVALTHQAEPSGQHAEIAAAESGKKSWTLGTLALLANCLCFSFWLLLQSKLTKKYPALYSSTAYMFLISSLQGGGLTAAIQRRASVWVLTKPVEIVTVLYTGILGSGVGYVLMTWCVEKRGPVFTSAFIPIIQIMVAIIDFFFLHENIYLGSVLGSILMILGLYILLWGKSRDASATVPPAKEEEDKEKQIKS; this is encoded by the exons ATGTGGGGGATGGCGCGCATCGATGAGTGGAAACCGGTGATGGCAATGCTGGTCTTCGACCTCATCTCTGCCGTGACAACGGCCCTGATCAAGGCGGCGCTCGAGGAAGGGCTCGACCGTCTAGTGCTCATCACGCTGCGTCAACTGGTGGCCACGGTCTTCCTTTCTCCGATCGCATTTTTCAAAGAACG GAACACACGGCCTAAGCTCACACTGGAGATCCTGGTGTACCTCTTCTTCAGCGCAGCGTTAGG GGCTGCGCTCTCTCAGTATACCTTCTTCTACGGGCTGCAGTACACAACGGCAACGTTTGCAATAACTTTCACCAACCTGGCTCCTGTGCTCACTTTCCTCATCGCTGTCTTGCTCCG GGTGGAGTCACTGAACATGAAGAACAAGGCAGGAGCTGCGACGATCATCGGGACACTCATGTCGTTCGCCGGCGTCATGCTCCTGACCCTCTACAAGGGTGTGGCCTTGACACACCAAGCAGAGCCTTCAGGCCAGCATGCAGAAATAGCAGCAGCAGAATCTGGCAAGAAGAGCTGGACCCTGGGCACTCTAGCGTTACTGGCAAACTGCCTGTGCTTCTCCTTTTGGCTCCTGCTGCAGTCCAAGCTCACCAAGAAGTACCCAGCACTCTACTCCAGCACTGCATACATGTTCCTCATCAGCTCCCTGCAGGGCGGGGGCCTGACGGCGGCGATACAGCGGCGGGCATCGGTGTGGGTCCTCACCAAGCCAGTGGAGATTGTTACAGTACTATACACA GGAATCTTGGGGTCTGGAGTGGGATATGTACTGATGACATGGTGTGTGGAGAAGAGAGGGCCAGTGTTCACTTCAGCTTTCATCCCCATCATCCAGATCATGGTGGCCATAATTGATTTCTTCTTTCTCCATGAGAACATCTACCTTGGAAG TGTGCTGGGATCCATACTGATGATCTTGGGCCTCTATATTCTGCTGTGGGGAAAGAGCAGGGATGCCTCGGCGACAGTACCACCTGCCAAAGAGGAAGAGGATAAGGAGAAGCAAATCAAATCATAA
- the LOC119328951 gene encoding WAT1-related protein At3g30340-like isoform X1 — translation MWGMARIDEWKPVMAMLVFDLISAVTTALIKAALEEGLDRLVLITLRQLVATVFLSPIAFFKERNTRPKLTLEILVYLFFSAALGAALSQYTFFYGLQYTTATFAITFTNLAPVLTFLIAVLLRCVCADFQIYLVPFSCTLFLLISKPFGNTAHGCRVESLNMKNKAGAATIIGTLMSFAGVMLLTLYKGVALTHQAEPSGQHAEIAAAESGKKSWTLGTLALLANCLCFSFWLLLQSKLTKKYPALYSSTAYMFLISSLQGGGLTAAIQRRASVWVLTKPVEIVTVLYTGILGSGVGYVLMTWCVEKRGPVFTSAFIPIIQIMVAIIDFFFLHENIYLGSVLGSILMILGLYILLWGKSRDASATVPPAKEEEDKEKQIKS, via the exons ATGTGGGGGATGGCGCGCATCGATGAGTGGAAACCGGTGATGGCAATGCTGGTCTTCGACCTCATCTCTGCCGTGACAACGGCCCTGATCAAGGCGGCGCTCGAGGAAGGGCTCGACCGTCTAGTGCTCATCACGCTGCGTCAACTGGTGGCCACGGTCTTCCTTTCTCCGATCGCATTTTTCAAAGAACG GAACACACGGCCTAAGCTCACACTGGAGATCCTGGTGTACCTCTTCTTCAGCGCAGCGTTAGG GGCTGCGCTCTCTCAGTATACCTTCTTCTACGGGCTGCAGTACACAACGGCAACGTTTGCAATAACTTTCACCAACCTGGCTCCTGTGCTCACTTTCCTCATCGCTGTCTTGCTCCGGTGTGTGTGTGCCGATTTTCAAATTTACCTGGTACCTTTCTCATGCACTTTGTTCTTGCTAATATCTAAACCCTTTGGGAATACGGCTCATGGATGTAGGGTGGAGTCACTGAACATGAAGAACAAGGCAGGAGCTGCGACGATCATCGGGACACTCATGTCGTTCGCCGGCGTCATGCTCCTGACCCTCTACAAGGGTGTGGCCTTGACACACCAAGCAGAGCCTTCAGGCCAGCATGCAGAAATAGCAGCAGCAGAATCTGGCAAGAAGAGCTGGACCCTGGGCACTCTAGCGTTACTGGCAAACTGCCTGTGCTTCTCCTTTTGGCTCCTGCTGCAGTCCAAGCTCACCAAGAAGTACCCAGCACTCTACTCCAGCACTGCATACATGTTCCTCATCAGCTCCCTGCAGGGCGGGGGCCTGACGGCGGCGATACAGCGGCGGGCATCGGTGTGGGTCCTCACCAAGCCAGTGGAGATTGTTACAGTACTATACACA GGAATCTTGGGGTCTGGAGTGGGATATGTACTGATGACATGGTGTGTGGAGAAGAGAGGGCCAGTGTTCACTTCAGCTTTCATCCCCATCATCCAGATCATGGTGGCCATAATTGATTTCTTCTTTCTCCATGAGAACATCTACCTTGGAAG TGTGCTGGGATCCATACTGATGATCTTGGGCCTCTATATTCTGCTGTGGGGAAAGAGCAGGGATGCCTCGGCGACAGTACCACCTGCCAAAGAGGAAGAGGATAAGGAGAAGCAAATCAAATCATAA
- the LOC119328954 gene encoding WAT1-related protein At3g30340-like, which produces MWSAGCVEEWMPTAAMVATNVVIAVMTALLKQALNQGMNRLVLITFRQMLATVFLGPIAYFKERKTRPKITAEIFAYLFLSGILGPVLLQYTLFVGLEYTTATFAATFGNLLPVVTFLISLAFGYEALEVRSKSGSAKISGTLLSLTGAMMLTFYKGASLTHLHHHLPPSSAAVAGVEEQHRSAVRWVLGSASMLANVVGFAGWLLLQRRLTRLYPAVYSATALMSLLSFAQAAALALSTQWGAGLAAWRLRGTVEIAAVVYCGVVASGVGYLLLTYCVEKRGPVFTAAFSPLAQMFVAGIDLCVLHEPLYLGSVLGSVLVILGLYLVLWGKREEAAVAAAATAAPAKTVEVAAAGHGDVAEQQERV; this is translated from the exons ATGTGGAGTGCAGGATGCGTGGAGGAGTGGATGccgacggcggcgatggtggcgacgAACGTCGTGATCGCCGTCATGACCGCGCTGCTCAAGCAGGCGCTGAACCAGGGGATGAACCGGCTGGTCCTCATCACTTTCAGGCAGATGCTGGCCACTGTATTCCTTGGCCCCATTGCCTACTTCAAGGAAAG GAAGACAAGACCAAAGATCACTGCTGAAATCTTTGCGTACCTGTTCCTTAGTGGAATCCTCGGCCCGGTCCTGCTTCAGTACACGCTCTTCGTCGGGCTGGAGTACACGACCGCAACGTTTGCTGCGACTTTCGGCAATCTGCTCCCGGTGGTTACCTTCCTGATATCACTCGCTTTCGG GTATGAGGCGCTGGAGGTTCGGAGCAAGTCCGGGAGCGCCAAGATCTCCGGCACGCTGCTGTCCCTCACGGGGGCCATGATGCTCACCTTCTACAAGGGCGCGTCCCTCacccacctccaccaccacctgcccccgtcgtcggcggcggtggccggcgtcgAGGAGCAGCACCGGAGCGCGGTGCGGTGGGTGCTGGGGTCGGCGTCGATGCTGGCGAACGTGGTGGGGTTCGCGGGGTGGCTGCTGCTGCAGCGGCGGCTCACGCGCCTGTACCCGGCGGTGTACTCGGCCACGGCGCTCATGTCGCTGCTCAGCTtcgcgcaggcggcggcgctggcgctgTCCACGCAGTGGGGCGCCGGCCTCGCCGCCTGGCGGCTCCGCGGCACCGTCGAGATCGCCGCCGTCGTGTACTGC GGGGTGGTGGCGTCCGGGGTCGGGTACCTGCTGCTGACCTACTGCGTGGAGAAGCGGGGCCCGGTATTcaccgccgccttcagcccgctggcGCAGATGTTCGTCGCCGGCATCGACCTATGCGTCCTCCACGAGCCCCTCTACCTCGGCAG CGTGCTGGGGTCGGTGCTGGTCATCCTGGGCCTCTACCTCGTGCTGTGGGGCAAGAGGGAggaagccgccgtcgccgccgccgccaccgccgctccgGCCAAGACGGTGGAGGTAGCAGCAGCTGGCCACGGAGACGTGGCAGAGCAGCAGGAGAGAGTGTGA
- the LOC119332815 gene encoding pectinesterase inhibitor 8-like — protein MAMQQGGRGHTTSMAVLAVAVAVLILAGAPRTAQAAVMAASAGIEEACRGAAGRDAAVDYEHCVASLSSDQEGRDAADMHALAAAATRMAVEHAAATEARMEGLGEAEGSPRARARLGRCTELYGAAADVLRDALDNIRARVYGRAVEQIAAALGAAERCEDAWKGEEEARGGVPVAGHDKEYGRLAVIALGLTSGIA, from the coding sequence ATGGCGATGCAGCAAGGAGGACGCGGCCACACCACGTCCATGGCGGTGCTCGCCGTGGCCGTGGCGGTCCTCATCCTGGCCGGGGCGCCGCGCACGGCGCAGGCGGCGGTGATGGCGGCGTCGGCGGGGATCGAGGAGGCGTGCAGGGGCGCGGCGGGCCGGGACGCGGCCGTGGACTACGAGCACTGCGTGGCCTCCCTCTCCTCCGACCAGGAGGGCCGGGACGCGGCGGACATGCacgcgctggcggcggcggcgacgcggatgGCGGTGGAGCACGCGGCGGCCACGGAGGCGCGGATGGAGGGGCTGGGCGAGGCGGAGGGCAGCCCGCGCGCGCGCGCCAGGCTCGGCCGCTGCACGGAGCTCTACGGCGCAGCGGCCGACGTGCTCCGGGACGCGCTGGACAACATCCGCGCGCGCGTGTACGGGCGCGCCGTGGAGCAGATCGCGGCGGCGCTGGGCGCTGCGGAGCGGTGCGAGGACGCGTGgaagggcgaggaggaggcgcggggagGCGTCCCCGTCGCCGGGCACGACAAGGAGTACGGCCGCCTCGCCGTCATCGCGCTCGGGCTCACCAGCGGCATCGCCTGA